In the genome of Polaribacter atrinae, one region contains:
- a CDS encoding NAD(P)-dependent oxidoreductase — MKICKKRGYELTVMDLNKEEVATVVARGNATVANSPKELAEKSDIIMFCLTTSAVVEKIVYGEEGILAGIKEGAVLIDFGTSIPASTIKIGKDLASKGAGMIDAPLGRTPAHAKDGLLNIMAAGEKATFDKVKPVLDEQGENVFYLGALGAGHTTKLINNFMGMTTVVAMSQAFAAAKLAGVDTQQLFDIMSSGPSNSPFMKFCKNYAVDNVSDLGFSIANANKDLGYFVQMMNDLGTTSKIAEATSENLKAAVAADMGSGNVPEIFDYFTSLKK, encoded by the coding sequence TTGAAAATCTGCAAAAAAAGAGGTTATGAGTTAACAGTAATGGACCTTAATAAAGAAGAGGTTGCAACTGTAGTGGCTCGTGGTAATGCTACCGTAGCTAACTCTCCTAAGGAATTAGCAGAAAAAAGTGATATTATAATGTTCTGTTTAACGACATCTGCTGTGGTTGAAAAGATCGTTTATGGAGAAGAAGGAATTTTAGCAGGTATCAAAGAAGGTGCTGTTTTAATTGATTTCGGAACTTCAATTCCTGCGTCTACTATTAAGATTGGTAAAGATCTTGCAAGTAAAGGAGCAGGTATGATAGATGCGCCTCTTGGTCGTACACCAGCACATGCTAAAGACGGATTACTTAATATTATGGCAGCTGGTGAGAAAGCTACTTTTGATAAAGTAAAACCAGTTTTAGACGAGCAAGGAGAAAATGTATTTTACTTAGGTGCTTTAGGAGCAGGTCATACAACTAAGTTGATTAACAACTTTATGGGGATGACTACTGTTGTTGCTATGTCTCAGGCTTTTGCAGCAGCAAAACTTGCAGGTGTAGATACTCAGCAATTGTTTGACATTATGTCTTCTGGACCGTCGAACTCTCCATTTATGAAATTCTGTAAAAATTACGCAGTAGATAACGTAAGTGATTTAGGTTTTTCTATAGCAAATGCAAATAAAGATTTAGGATATTTTGTTCAGATGATGAATGATTTAGGTACTACTTCTAAAATAGCAGAAGCTACTTCAGAAAACCTTAAAGCAGCTGTTGCAGCTGATATGGGAAGCGGAAATGTTCCTGAAATTTTCGATTACTTTACAAGTTTAAAGAAATAA
- a CDS encoding ATP-dependent zinc protease produces MKITIGRVDKADFPELHLQDIDLKIDSGAYTSSIHCSNIEEITIDNKNFIRFKLLDPEHSFYNNKEFTTKNYASKFVKSSNGISEQRFLIETEIVIFNKTFPIHLTLSERKDMKFPILLGRKFLNKKFVIDTSKTNLSHKLKNNI; encoded by the coding sequence ATGAAAATAACTATTGGTCGTGTTGATAAAGCAGATTTTCCGGAACTTCATTTACAAGACATTGATTTAAAAATTGATTCAGGTGCTTACACATCATCAATACATTGTTCTAACATTGAAGAAATCACTATAGATAATAAAAACTTTATTAGGTTTAAATTATTAGATCCAGAGCATTCATTTTATAACAACAAAGAATTTACTACCAAAAATTATGCTTCTAAATTTGTAAAAAGTTCCAATGGAATTTCAGAACAAAGATTTTTAATTGAAACTGAAATTGTAATTTTTAATAAAACTTTTCCAATTCATTTAACATTAAGTGAACGTAAAGACATGAAGTTTCCTATATTGCTTGGAAGAAAATTTCTAAATAAAAAATTTGTGATAGACACCTCAAAGACAAACCTATCACACAAATTAAAAAATAACATATAA
- a CDS encoding NAD(P)/FAD-dependent oxidoreductase, giving the protein MVKEIQLRVNLIEERKENILLYKASKQLGLDKSEISAVKVLRKSIDARKKDIIFNYKVAVYINEKVPEKSDYIFEYKDVSNAKEIHIIGFGPAGMYAALRCIELGYKPVVLERGKNVQDRRRDLKAINQDHFVNEDSNYCFGEGGAGTYSDGKLYTRSLKRGDVRRIFENLVFHGATEQILVDAHPHIGTNKLPKIIENVRENILKYGGEIHFETRVTDFTVKNNKLQAIHLKNGTEMAVNSVILATGHSARDIYELLHKKEIALKAKSFAMGVRVEHPQEIIDQIQYHCSGERDELLPAAAYSLVHQVNNRGVYSFCMCPGGFIVPAATANGEVVVNGMSPSRRNNRFANSGIVVELDIDKDFKKYEEFGPLKGLEFQKDLEKIAFFAGGRTQTAPAQRLVDFVDGRLSNDLNDCSYQPGLKSAPLHSLLPKIIGGRLRKGFAAFGQKMHGYYTNEANVIGVESRTSSPVNIPRKENLEHTEIEGLYPCGEGGGYAGGIVSAAMDGERCAEAAIAKL; this is encoded by the coding sequence ATGGTAAAAGAAATTCAACTTCGAGTAAATTTAATAGAAGAACGTAAAGAAAACATCTTATTATACAAAGCTTCTAAACAATTAGGGCTTGATAAAAGTGAAATTTCTGCCGTTAAAGTACTTCGTAAATCTATAGATGCTCGTAAAAAAGACATCATATTTAATTACAAAGTAGCGGTTTACATCAACGAAAAAGTACCAGAGAAATCTGATTATATTTTTGAGTACAAAGATGTTTCTAATGCCAAAGAAATACATATTATTGGTTTTGGACCTGCAGGAATGTACGCGGCTTTACGTTGTATAGAATTAGGTTATAAACCTGTAGTTCTAGAACGTGGAAAAAATGTACAAGATAGAAGAAGAGATTTAAAAGCAATTAATCAAGATCATTTTGTAAACGAAGATTCTAATTATTGTTTTGGTGAAGGTGGCGCAGGAACCTATTCTGATGGTAAACTCTACACACGTTCTCTAAAACGTGGTGATGTTCGTAGAATTTTTGAAAACTTAGTTTTTCATGGAGCTACAGAACAAATTTTGGTAGATGCGCATCCACATATAGGAACCAATAAATTACCAAAAATTATAGAGAATGTTCGTGAGAACATTTTAAAATATGGAGGCGAAATTCATTTTGAAACTCGTGTTACAGATTTTACGGTAAAGAATAATAAATTACAAGCTATTCATTTAAAGAATGGAACCGAAATGGCTGTAAATTCAGTTATTTTGGCAACCGGACATTCTGCAAGAGATATTTACGAATTGCTACACAAAAAAGAAATTGCTTTAAAAGCAAAATCTTTTGCTATGGGAGTTCGTGTAGAACATCCGCAAGAAATTATAGACCAGATTCAATATCATTGTTCGGGAGAAAGAGACGAGCTTTTACCTGCTGCTGCTTATAGTTTGGTACATCAAGTAAATAATAGAGGGGTTTATTCTTTTTGTATGTGTCCTGGTGGATTTATTGTACCTGCGGCTACTGCCAATGGAGAGGTTGTTGTAAACGGAATGTCTCCTTCTCGTAGAAATAACCGATTTGCAAATTCGGGAATTGTTGTTGAATTAGATATTGATAAAGATTTTAAAAAATATGAGGAATTTGGTCCTTTAAAAGGATTAGAGTTTCAAAAAGATTTAGAAAAAATAGCGTTTTTTGCAGGCGGAAGAACACAAACTGCACCTGCACAAAGATTGGTAGATTTTGTTGATGGTAGACTTTCTAACGATTTAAATGATTGTTCGTATCAACCAGGTTTAAAATCGGCGCCTTTACATTCTTTATTACCAAAAATTATTGGTGGTAGACTGCGAAAAGGTTTTGCTGCATTCGGACAAAAAATGCATGGTTATTATACCAATGAAGCAAATGTTATTGGTGTAGAATCTAGAACTTCATCACCGGTAAACATCCCTAGAAAAGAAAATTTAGAACATACCGAAATAGAAGGTTTGTATCCTTGTGGAGAAGGTGGTGGTTATGCTGGCGGAATTGTTTCTGCAGCCATGGATGGAGAGCGTTGTGCAGAAGCTGCCATTGCAAAATTGTAG
- a CDS encoding NAD(P)-binding domain-containing protein, translating to MHIFALLIINIRINMKKPTIGFIGLGLMGGNMVENLQKKRL from the coding sequence ATGCATATCTTTGCACTTCTAATAATAAATATAAGAATTAATATGAAAAAACCTACTATCGGATTTATCGGACTTGGCCTTATGGGTGGTAACATGGTTGAAAATCTGCAAAAAAAGAGGTTATGA